A genomic segment from Glycine soja cultivar W05 chromosome 18, ASM419377v2, whole genome shotgun sequence encodes:
- the LOC114397705 gene encoding acyl carrier protein 2, mitochondrial-like, with the protein MAASRSTFPLMKYLRVRVDALPRNTPLTLAPNFLIRRFCEEVRGCFLDKSEVTDRVISCVKNFQKVDPSKVNPNAHFQNDLGLDSLDSVEIVMALEEEFGFEIPDNEADKINSIKLAVDFIASHPQAK; encoded by the exons ATGGCGGCGAGTAGAAGCACTTTTCCTCTGATGAAATACTTGAGAGTGCGCGTCGACGCTCTTCCCCGCAACACTCCCTTAACCCTCGCTCCCAACTTTTTGATTCGCCGCTTCTGTGAAGAGGTTAGGGGTTGTTTTCTCGACAAGTCTGAGGTCACAGATCGCGTCATTTCCTGCGTCAAAAACTTCCAGAAAGTTGATCCTTCAAAG GTTAACCCTAATGCTCACTTCCAGAATGACCTTGGATTGGATAGTTTAGATTCAGTAGAGATTGTGATGGCTCTTGAGGAGGAGTTTGGGTTCGAGATTCCTGATAATGAGGCAGACAAGATCAACTCCATTAAACTTGCAGTGGACTTCATTGCATCTCATCCTCAGGCAAAGTAG
- the LOC114397387 gene encoding mitogen-activated protein kinase kinase kinase 17-like — protein MDHIVAARSDHEAVTEWEKLKILGEGSYGTVSLAVLTAPEEAKGELIAVKTSKPHGLDSLQKEETILDSFFGCKEILRCIWSLFTLENGRFVYNLLMEFAPCGSLGDLIRKKPLSESQVRVYSRMLLKGLSLVHRFGVVHCDLKPDNILLFPSGEENDVDYQLKIADFGLSRTKDEVFDADFWKIKFRGSPFYMSPESVMGRIETPLDIWSLGCLVIEMMTGFPAWNHIPTTRDLMFKLAFLKEAPPLPSGLSSLCQDFLNKCFVKDSAQRWTANMLLDHPFISAAKSYM, from the coding sequence ATGGATCATATCGTGGCTGCAAGGTCTGATCATGAAGCTGTGACTGAATGGGAGAAGCTAAAGATATTGGGAGAGGGTTCTTATGGAACCGTCTCCCTAGCTGTGCTTACTGCCCCGGAAGAAGCAAAAGGAGAGCTAATAGCTGTCAAGACTTCAAAGCCTCACGGTTTAGATTCATTGCAGAAAGAAGaaaccatattagattcattCTTTGGCTGCAAAGAAATTCTCCGATGCATTTGGAGCCTATTCACCTTGGAGAATGGTCGTTTTGTCTACAATCTCCTCATGGAGTTTGCCCCTTGCGGTTCTCTGGGAGACTTGATCAGAAAGAAACCACTCTCGGAGAGCCAAGTGAGAGTATACTCACGCATGCTTCTCAAAGGGCTTTCTCTCGTTCATCGATTCGGGGTCGTTCATTGCGATTTGAAACCAGACAACATTCTTCTCTTTCCTTCGGGCGAGGAGAATGATGTGGATTATCAACTCAAGATCGCGGATTTCGGACTTTCAAGGACCAAAGACGAGGTGTTTGATGCAGACTTTTGGAAGATCAAGTTCAGAGGCTCCCCATTTTACATGTCACCGGAATCCGTCATGGGCCGAATCGAAACACCATTGGATATATGGTCTCTTGGGTGCTTGGTAATCGAGATGATGACCGGGTTTCCAGCATGGAACCACATTCCTACCACAAGGGACTTGATGTTCAAACTTGCATTCCTCAAAGAAGCACCACCGTTGCCTTCTGGGCTGAGTTCTCTTTGCCAAGATTTCTTGAACAAGTGTTTCGTCAAGGATTCTGCTCAGAGATGGACGGCCAACATGCTTCTCGACCATCCTTTTATTTCTGCTGCAAAATCATACATGTGA
- the LOC114394985 gene encoding ER membrane protein complex subunit 10-like, which translates to MGLSLLRWVLPLTLLLTCALGFQSDELLLDDEEFGIEGGRTSFDSDSHPPSTASTSRKRLSDSSSDSKIQFPLQHAFGDSDFSDAGNFSARLKTWNHGAQTLTKLRFKRDLLTDVEQRKFKELLREDDFYRIRLPSNVLSPPGREYIISSVKARCLPGDGLEEHFVIQMEGVNILAVSYGAPGACPYPRQLKLPGKWSFKSHTVLKSSEQAPRAPIFTEEALGGLEGDGEAVQPIERSFWAKYWMYLIPLGLIVMNAVTQAMNMPEEQAGGQPGAPAQQQPGSAVQRGPSSGGVRRR; encoded by the exons ATGGGTTTATCACTCTTACGGTGGGTTCTGCCGCTGACTCTGTTGCTCACCTGCGCGCTAGGTTTCCAATCGGACGAGCTTCTCCTCGACGACGAAGAGTTCGGCATCGAAGGAGGACGAACCTCCTTCGATTCCGATTCGCATCCACCTTCCACCGCCTCCACCTCGAGGAAGAGGCTTTCCGACTCCTCCTCCGATTCCAAGATCCAGTTCCCTCTCCAACACGCTTTCGGCGACTCCGATTTCTCCGACGCCGGCAACTTCTCCGCTCGCCTCAAGACTTGGAACCACGGCGCCCAG ACGCTGACGAAGCTGCGGTTTAAGCGTGATCTTTTGACTGACGTTGAGCAGAGGAAATTTAAA GAGCTGTTGCGAGAAGATGATTTCTATAGGATTAGACTGCCGTCCAATGTTTTGAGTCCTCCCGGCCGGGAATATATTATTTCTTCAGTGAAAGCA CGATGTCTTCCAGGGGATGGATTGGAGGAGCATTTTGTAATACAAATG GAAGGTGTTAACATCTTGGCTGTCAGTTATGGTGCCCCAGGGGCTTGCCCTTATCCCCGACAACTGAAGCTT CCTGGAAAGTGGTCTTTCAAGTCACACACAGTTCTAAAAAGCAGTGAACAGGCACCAAG AGCTCCAATATTTACTGAAGAGGCGCTTGGCGGGCTGGAGGGAGACGGTGAGGCTGTACAGCCAATAGAAAGGTCCTTTTGGGCCAAATAC TGGATGTACCTGATCCCGCTTGGACTCATAGTAATGAATGCTGTTACTCAAGCTATGAATATGCCCGAGGAACAAGCTGGCGGACAACCTGGTGCTCCGGCACAGCAGCAACCAGGATCTGCAGTACAGCGTGGACCAAGTTCTGGTGGTGTGCGTAGAAGATGA
- the LOC114394983 gene encoding calreticulin-3-like has protein sequence MAENGSIELNKFVLFCLLLLIQVAVSEIIFEERFDDGWRSRWVKSDWKSSEGKAGSFKHTAGKWAGDPDDKGIQTSSDAKHFAISAKIPEFTNKNRTLVLQYSVKFEQEIECGGGYIKLLSGFVNQKKFGGDTPYILMFGPDLCGTDTKKLHVILSYHGQNYPIKKDLQCETDRLTHFYTFILRPDATYSVLVDNRERDSGSMYTDWDILPPRKIKDVKAKKPADWEEREYIEDPDDVKPEGYDSIPREIPDPNAKEPENWDEEEDGKWKPPKIPNPAYKGPWKRKKIKNPNYKGKWKTPWIDNPEFEDDPDLYVLKPIKYVGIEVWQVKGGSVFDNVLICDDPDYAKQVVEEVFANREIEKEGFEEAEKVRKAKEEEEAQRAREEGERRRRERGHDRRYRDRYRDKYRRHRYDYDGHDEL, from the exons ATGGCGGAAAATGGTTCAATTGAGCTGAACAAGtttgtgttgttttgtttgttgttgcTAATACAAGTGGCAGTTTCTGAAATCATTTTTGAAGAGCGATTTGATG ATGGATGGCGAAGTAGGTGGGTGAAATCAGACTGGAAAAGCAGTGAGGGCAAAGCAGGTTCATTCAAGCACACAGCTGGAAAATGGGCTGGTGATCCAGATGACAAAG GTATTCAAACATCCAGTGATGCCAAACACTTTGCCATCTCTGCAAAAATACCAGAATTCACAAACAAGAACAGAACATTGGTCCTTCAGTATTCTGTAAAATTTGAGCAAGAGATTGAATGTGGTGGAGGGTACATCAAGCTTCTCTCTGGATTTGTTAATCAAAAGAAGTTTGGTGGAGATACACCATATAT TTTAATGTTTGGACCAGATTTATGTGGCACGGATACAAAGAAGCTCCATGTGATACTCTCCTACCACGGTCAAAATTACCCCATAAAGAAGGACCTGCAATGTGAAACTGACAGGTTAACTCATTTCTACACATTCATTCTCAGGCCAGATGCCACATACAGTGTCCTGGTTGATAATAGAGAGAGAGATTCTGGAAGCATGTATACAGATTGGGATATTCTTCCTCCACGAAAAATCAAAGATGTCAAGGCCAAAAAG CCTGCAGACTGGGAGGAAAGAGAATACATTGAAGACCCTGATGATGTCAAACCTGAG GGATATGATTCAATCCCAAGAGAAATTCCTGACCCAAATGCTAAAGAG CCTGAAAACTGGGATGAAGAGGAAGATGGGAAATGGAAACCACCAAAGATACCAAATCCAGCATACAAAGGACCATGGAAAAGAAAG AAAATCAAGAACCCTAACTACAAAGGGAAATGGAAAACTCCATGGATAGATAATCCAG AGTTTGAAGACGACCCTGATCTTTATGTGCTTAAGCCTATCAAGTATGTAGGTATTGAAGTTTGGCAG GTTAAAGGCGGTTCAGTTTTTGACAACGTTTTGATTTGTGACGACCCTGATTATGCAAAACAAGTTGTTGAGGAGGTGTTTGCCAACAGGGAG ATTGAAAAGGAAGGTTTTGAGGAAGCAGAGAAAGTGAGAAAAGCCAAAGAGGAGGAG GAGGCTCAAAGAGCAAGAGAAGAAGGTGAAAGGCGTAGACGAGAGAGAGGTCATGATCGACGATATCGGGACAGATATAGAGACAAATATAGAAGG CATCGCTATGATTACGATGGTCAT GACGAGCTTTGA